CTAGACGATCACGGCAGTGCTTGATGACAAGTTGTTCAACTTGGACAAGTGCTTCCGATCCAGTTGATTCAGGAAGGCCATAAAATATGAGGTTATTGCGCCGAGAATGATTCTCGGCTTCATCCACGCGTGCTTCAAGCTTGCGCAGAAGGTCACTCGCGCGAGCGGTGTCTCTTCTGAGCGCTTCCACATCAGTACGTAAGGAAATAATATTTTGACAGTGCCCTTCCAGATCAGTCATGCGTCTACTGAGATCTGCTATAGATTTATCTGTTGATAGCAAATGGGACTTAAGGTCCTGTACCTGACTGATTAATTCCGTCTGACCGGCAGACAATTTCTGCAGTTCAGTTAGTACAGCATTAGAAGCAGGACCCGGATTGCTTTCAATATCGCCCGACATCATCAACAAGGCACGAATAACACGAGAACACTCAAGTGCAACAAGAACGCAGCagtgtgggctcggcagctgaaaCAGCAGGTAATTACTAGACTTCTTAGCGAGAAGACTGTAAGTTTTACTAACCTGCATGACAAGAGTGAAAGGATTAGCggtctgcgttggtgcacagccgccgagcccacacaGCGCCGCCGGCAAAGGCCGCTCTTTTGTAGTCGACACAGGCATCGATGCCGATGCTGATAGCGTCGACCAGGTTTTGTCGAGGACCATGTAGCTGACCGGTGGCGCCGGAAGGGATCCAGATCTGTTGCGTGAGGTGAAATCCAGTGGTTCCAAGTACGTTGCGGTTGATAAGCTTGTGTCGAAGACCAAGAGGGCGTGACAGGTAAGCGTGCCACTTTCGCTGGAACGATGTTGATACTGCAACGGTGTGGTCAAGGAAGCTGGCAGGAAAACGGAAAGCAGTATGCGCAGGAATGCGCACTGAAACACCTGCATGACAAGAGTGAAAGGATTAGCggtctgcgttggtgcacagccgccgagcccacacaGCGCCGCCGGCAAAGGCCGCTCTTTTGTAGTCGACACAGGCATCGATGCCGATGCTGATAGCGTCGACCAGGTTTTGTCGAGAACCATGTAGCTGACCGGTGGCGCCGGAAGGGATCCAGATCTGTTGCGTGAGGTGAAATCCAGTGGTTCCAAGTACGTTGCGGTTGATAAGCTTGTGTCGAAGACCAAGAGGGCGTGACAGGTAAGCGTGCCACTTTCGCTGGAACGATGTTGATACTGCAACGGTGTGGTCAAGGAAGCTGGCAGGAAAACGGAAAGCAGTATGCGCAGGAATGCGCACTGAAACACCTGCATGACAAGAGTGAAAGGATTAGCggtctgcgttggtgcacagccgccgagcccacacccttcgtctttggaaacactctcgtccgattgccggcagaacgtcgcaataagcgtttccccggtgcggtgtggtgtgccttgtttcgggggtggcagttcggacgatgaaaattttccggagggctcgactggaacgatagtcacatcgtttgacgtgtgaaacgttacgtcaacgttcgcgactcgtcgccagtctgatcccagaatcaggtcgatgccgctgggcagttccgttaccacgacgtcttcgagtcACACATGCGTGGTGCCCagtgtcacatcaagcgttgcagcaagagttgggcatatgctgcggttgagaacttcaatgttctcgcgcgatacccatgcgtgcgtgggaatgtcgtccATCAAGGAATTGGCACTCATAATGGATAAGTTGGCGCCAAtgtcaatgcacacgcggacaggtcggttgttagcagtaccggacactattggtaatgtgccgcccgtcgaatgcaaaaaacagttcgcttgcctaggtgacgtagtccctgtttcgtggctgctattgtccttcttcgctcgtttctcgtccgctctgatcgttgctggcgttttcggctttctgcaatcacgggacaggtgaccgatgtcgccgcagttgaagcacgaacgagcagagatgggccgcgggtgtggagctcccgagaaatcgttgcgcgggttggccttcggcaagttggcagagctgctggctggcacccgctggttcgaaccctgaccacggcttgctgtagacgatgacggtttcttgtTCTCGGCACACAAGGTCGTGCGACGCTtcgcgtcgagcaaagccgctctgtcaatgagttcggttactgtgccacacagctgcgctgcgagtgggttggcccgtttgtcgtcctcgatgccgctcagaatgagggaaatacgttcttcctctgctaaacggtacggcgccttgttcagaatggcgttcttcgagtacatgtactcgacgatggtgtcgtggctctgaaggcgtcgcttcgtctgcagttcgaggaactcctgcattgtcagctttcgtttgaatcaCAGAATGAGCACttccttccattgctcccaggtgtcatactgtgagccgtaagcgctgtgccaatccttggcagatcccgtcaagcggcttgctgctgtcaccaacgtcagtgatggcgtccagtgggcgagcgctgcgattctctccacttgcgtaatccattcgtgagcactttgttgcggcgtcccatcgaacaaggggattgaggatgacgtgtcacttgtggaatgaatctggatcgggctcgtcgtcggtggacctcTCAACAGCAtgttggcgagcagggcttgtgtgttcatgagcgcggcgaggatctgggccatggaaggttctccctTGTGCGTTGAAACGGTGGGCGCGGCGGGACGTGCCGCGTcttggttggtgccgtcgttcagtgacggtggccgcgtcgaacccgaggacatcgttatgtcagcagggacggaatggtgcagcccgaaggttggagtcgtcacccgttctcttggcagtgaagcgttctgatgggcttcgtgcaatgtctcacgttcactcgtggtcgtatggttaagctgggctcgcaggctgctcagttcagcgcaaagcctcgcgttgttggcggacagtgtctccaggtgcgccggcctgtcgtcgtcgtaggcagcctggtccttcgttgacgaTTCCGTCGGCTCTAGGCcttggcgagtgatgttgtcgcggaCGATTCTTGCAatgagctcgtcctttcgtccggagcaccgtagacctcgtgctctcagctcgtcgacgagttgttttttcgttgcattggccatcgtgctgtggtcgagggtcgtgaacacgctttcgacgatggtcgtttcggagtcccgagacgatgtacggtgcggcgtcgctccttctcgtggcgtcgtttcctcctccgcatgcagctcggtcgattcacatcctgtcgactgcgccatgttagcgatgtccgaatgaatgtagtcaaggcaaggttcaaattttaagaaaaactgtattgtgctatgtTCCGGGTGAATcagcagtggttacatgtataaggaaactggactcggtgcaggagctcgatcggatacgtccgacgccactcgcgtctcggctcgctctgcgatgtGTTGcgctgcggtcccggctcgaatctcacttttgtttttttgaatgttcgttgaaccaatgggtaaccacgtcgagtggacgcgctcagggctcggagtccacgttaatgcagtgcagcgcttcccgagcaagcacggagacgctgccggagaaggaggcgctgccggagaatgaaacgctgccggataattcagctgtgcgaactcgagtgccgctgacataGTCATCCTGGAGTTGCATGCAAGTCTGCAataacaagtaacatcaccagatattgATAAGCATAATCAATGTATGTAAGCTTTTTCAAATCAAACAAATAAACTAGCTTAACTAGTAAAAAGTGGTAtgttatacatatatgtaatggtaTTTCATAGCATATTAATCACTCGGGGTTGCTTGTTCACAAGGCATATTATGTAGCAAATACCTTGCCCATTCACACAGCTTCCGCCATGTCAGGTAGCTGCCGCCTCCGCAGTCTTAGCCTAGTGGTAGAGTGTCCGCTTCGACTGCGGGAGGCCGTGGGTTCAAATCCACGTGCCGCCGGATACCCACCGGTATAACAAAATGGGCACAGGCGTCCCCCGGCCCGACACTCGGCTACCTACAGGGGTGAAACGTCTGGGAAAGGTAGCCTGCGCCATTCAAATCCCATCGAAACATGTGAGTACGATGAGTTGAGGTAAACCTCGCTCGGTTAATCAAGACAAAGTGCCGCGCCCAGTCATCGCAATTTCAGAAACCCAGGAGACCGGTGTTTTACACCGCGTACAAGTTCAATACAAGTTCAAGACAAGAAGGCtctagcagaaaaaaaagtgtttctcaCTTATGGTACGCTTTCTGTGTCACACTATAGCGAAACCACAACCATAATTATCTGATGCTTCTGAAGTCTTCGAGTGCGACTGCGGTAAACTAattacttgtaggtttttttacACTAACATGCGGGCTAGGTACaaagacacatgcgaggcgaaCATAATGCATTTGCCTTCCTTCATCGCAATGACCTGATTTGTGTTACTTGGCGATCAAATTTCAGAATTTGATATTGAGTCAGTCAAGTCAGTCACTCGctcccacgtgaagccacggcgcAAATAACGCATGTTTTTTTGGGTGGGGGGAACAAATTCTGACATGTTAGTAAATATATTATTGGAATGCACCACTGCCGTGTGACCCCTACGTAAAATcatgggcaaaaaactgcataAGTTGAAATGAGCCAAGAAGCCCAGCGAGCAACCATtcttaaaaaaaagaacgctaGGCCTGCGTAGAAGGCGCAACACAGGCACAGCGAAAGCTAgtagagcgacctttcagagccttttaaaacactctttgggtaactactgcaagcacacttgctgcaTACCCACTAaagcattaataataaaactttTTGGTATTAggtatgctatttttcgtcattcttctgagcatcatcaccagcctgactacgtccactgcaggacaaaggcctctcccatgttctgccagtcaactcggtcctgtgcttgctgctggtaACCGCTAAACACTGtaggaatcgagagcgccctcctaccttgCGCCTCATTCTCCAGCTGCCGCGTGCGCGCCGAccgcgtagcccgggcgcgcataagcaccggcatccaccaagatggctgccagggcgcctcttggtctgggcgagtCAAGCTTCGGCTCCGTcacgcgctggcatgtccgggcacgctatgCTGGCGTGCTGCGTgcgcctacgtcacaacgcagcgccattttcctttgggcgcgcgtgacatcctcctctcctacgagctgtgttgtgcccgacgattcgctcgtcgcggcagatgctctcaggcctccacgagaggttgacgcgctgcttagcaggtggcttctcgttcgtgcgttcgacttcggcccttgagcgggagtcgtcgcgcccaaggcaagcgtacttgcttggtcttgcggagttccctatacggcctgcaagcccgtgagtgtcgcactgtgctgcatcttgggttaataaacccgttgttcttgttttcctgcctcgtgcgtggtttctgcgccgtgtcggagaaaacgacgaacccggccgcagcgtcgtcgcacgcagcggcaatggaggacgtcgcatccctacacggtggCGCTTGGTAGGTAAGCCTAGTGAAAACCTATCTCCACAACACTTGCAAGAATATTTGTGCCAGTTGTTCAtctagtggctgacgacgatgaggaattacggctgaagtgtgtatgcgccacagtaataggggaacaagaacaagcttttgtaatgggttggagcattggaagactcattcgttacgctattcgcattgtgcgttGACTGCTGCTTCttgcgctgttttaaaatgctttgtaagtcgtattaacgcgattgctttcccaatatcaagcatgcctaaggcaagtttgccaacaaatcCGAAGTACCGTTGTggatcagtggtagaatactgggctggcacccagcggtcCCGGGTTcgtgccccactgtgtcattggtgctaggtatttaggagcgaagctccttaagacatGGGTCGTGAGTCCCCGACGTATGAagtagtagtaagtagccaccggtggcgcatactcgctctagagcgggtatgtgatGCAGAGGATGCGAGATGGccacggaggaaagaaaggtaaggagaggccctgacgtcactcgttgtaaagccacgatgaagccggaagtcggccatattgactgggcaaattctcccctcttgtttacttatgaatgcgaagcagaaggcgcgacttctttgtctcaaaaaaaaaaacacgtagtaCCTGCGCGCCGCGTGCGCTGGTACTATCCGAAACCAACGGGACAGATTTCAACACGGTGTCTT
Above is a window of Rhipicephalus microplus isolate Deutch F79 chromosome 1, USDA_Rmic, whole genome shotgun sequence DNA encoding:
- the LOC119168131 gene encoding uncharacterized protein LOC119168131; its protein translation is MQVFQCAFLRILLSVFLPASLTTPLQYQHRSSESGTLTCHALLVFDTSLSTATYLEPLDFTSRNRSGSLPAPPVSYMVLDKTWSTLSASASMPVSTTKERPLPAALCGLGGCAPTQTANPFTLVMQVSKTYSLLAKKSSNYLLFQLPSPHCCVLVALECSRVIRALLMMSGDIESNPGPASNAVLTELQKLSAGQTELISQVQDLKSHLLSTDKSIADLSRRMTDLEGHCQNIISLRTDVEALRRDTARASDLLRKLEARVDEAENHSRRNNLIFYGLPESTGSEALVQVEQLVIKHCRDRLGISIDPKEIERAHRLGRRKGTNHHRPIIVKFAFHKTKGEILSNGRKFKGTTFSVGEDFSRRVQNVRRQLIAFAKTKSLPFSITYKTLLMGHKRYVYDEQSQTVREAS